The Erythrobacter insulae genome window below encodes:
- a CDS encoding lipopolysaccharide biosynthesis protein, with protein MPDSDSHTPLKDGESHPARDSSGADGVRPHHTSAYNTDVHHTDGDSGFASRVRSAVAWRWGTQVAAQIITWTSTIMVVRLLDPSDYGLFAMSQVVLTALAFLNGQSFATSIVQTDRIDERRVSQVFGMLLLANGSLAITQFLFAPYAAVYFGEPLVADLLRVQAVIFLTIPFIALPSEWLARQLQFRKQGTVNITAAIIGACLALLLAWLGFGVWALVYAPIAMFVTRAVGLTIASGLRIKPIFNPNGAWDMVTFGGTLTLCQLFWIIQSQSDIVIAGRLLSTHDLGLYSEALFLTLIVTGRFIPPINEVALAAYSELHRAKKPLGPYFLKTARMVMTVSAPIYVGLALTSEAAILTLFGAKWAGMVPIVGGLALVMPAFALQLICSPVTNAMGRPRVYLFTAICGAIIMPTAYIWGVNGGFFEGDAGAIGLVHAWWVAAPALLTVTLAMTLPRIGVSPIALVKELTPIALACAAMAAAVVTVQHFAAFELPWADLFASAAVGALTYIATFWFGFRPLVRETWEMLRQRETATPTAPSHIGI; from the coding sequence ATGCCTGATTCTGATTCTCACACCCCTCTTAAGGACGGTGAGTCGCACCCTGCTCGTGATTCGAGCGGCGCCGATGGCGTTCGCCCACATCATACAAGCGCATATAATACCGATGTGCATCATACGGACGGTGACAGCGGATTCGCATCGCGCGTCCGGTCTGCTGTCGCGTGGCGTTGGGGAACTCAGGTCGCAGCGCAAATCATAACGTGGACTTCCACCATTATGGTTGTGCGCCTGCTCGACCCGAGCGATTATGGCTTGTTCGCGATGAGCCAGGTTGTTTTGACCGCGCTCGCATTCCTCAATGGTCAAAGTTTCGCGACCTCGATTGTGCAAACCGATCGAATCGATGAGCGCCGGGTCAGTCAGGTGTTCGGAATGTTGCTGCTGGCCAATGGCTCGCTCGCGATCACCCAGTTTCTGTTTGCGCCGTATGCCGCTGTTTATTTCGGCGAGCCATTGGTGGCTGATCTCTTGCGCGTTCAGGCGGTCATCTTCCTCACCATACCCTTTATCGCCCTGCCCTCTGAATGGCTCGCGCGGCAACTCCAGTTTCGCAAGCAAGGAACGGTCAACATAACCGCCGCCATTATCGGCGCTTGCCTTGCGCTGCTGCTTGCATGGCTCGGCTTTGGTGTGTGGGCCCTTGTCTACGCGCCCATTGCGATGTTTGTGACCCGCGCTGTCGGCCTGACGATTGCCTCTGGTCTTCGGATCAAACCGATCTTCAACCCCAATGGCGCGTGGGACATGGTGACATTTGGCGGGACACTGACCCTATGCCAGCTGTTCTGGATCATCCAAAGCCAGAGCGACATCGTGATTGCGGGCCGATTGCTGTCCACCCACGATCTCGGCCTGTATTCAGAGGCCCTGTTCCTGACCCTTATTGTTACTGGCCGGTTTATACCGCCGATCAATGAAGTGGCTTTGGCAGCCTATTCTGAATTGCACCGCGCCAAAAAACCGCTCGGGCCATATTTCCTTAAAACCGCGCGGATGGTGATGACTGTCAGCGCACCGATATATGTCGGCCTTGCCCTTACCAGCGAAGCGGCGATCCTTACTTTGTTTGGCGCGAAATGGGCAGGCATGGTTCCGATAGTCGGCGGGCTTGCTTTAGTGATGCCGGCCTTTGCGCTGCAATTGATCTGTTCCCCTGTCACAAATGCCATGGGCCGCCCGCGGGTTTACCTGTTCACGGCGATCTGCGGCGCGATCATAATGCCCACTGCATATATATGGGGCGTCAATGGCGGCTTTTTCGAAGGTGATGCCGGCGCAATCGGGCTGGTCCATGCGTGGTGGGTTGCGGCGCCTGCCTTGCTGACCGTCACACTCGCAATGACCCTGCCCCGGATCGGTGTGTCACCGATCGCTCTTGTCAAAGAGCTTACGCCGATTGCGCTCGCCTGCGCTGCGATGGCCGCAGCCGTTGTGACGGTGCAGCATTTCGCCGCTTTCGAATTGCCCTGGGCCGATCTGTTCGCAAGCGCTGCTGTCGGCGCGCTTACATATATAGCGACATTCTGGTTCGGATTTCGCCCTCTCGTTCGCGAGACTTGGGAAATGCTGCGCCAGCGTGAAACTGCGACCCCGACTGCGCCAAGTCATATCGGGATCTAG
- a CDS encoding retroviral-like aspartic protease family protein, with product MARSLTYAALPLIFAVSAANANSVEPPAQPKAVTQEAVAPDLASNNTDILALEEGRNRRLTIPVTIDGEGPYDFMIDTGSQATAVTHGINDSLSLSLIGTATLVGMASRRLVNIVEVNNLMVGTHTIHNLSAPVLSRTHLGADGIIGLDSLQDFRVMIDFREETIALQDMTTKQSSSGFEIVVKARQKLGQLLITDAVVEGVRATVIIDTGAQASIANNALRDRIRAKRLQEVTTMDVNGVSMTGDLANVRSLEIAGLALENVPLTFADTPAFEELGLKDKPVLSLGMQHLKIFDRVAIDFANQRILFDVPRDVAHALRRSRLSEYSRRFRP from the coding sequence ATGGCCAGATCACTGACGTATGCGGCATTACCGCTGATATTTGCGGTATCAGCTGCAAATGCGAATTCGGTTGAGCCGCCCGCACAGCCGAAAGCGGTGACACAGGAAGCCGTTGCCCCGGATTTGGCCAGCAACAACACCGATATTTTGGCGCTCGAAGAAGGGCGCAATCGCCGCCTGACCATCCCCGTCACAATTGATGGCGAGGGCCCGTACGATTTCATGATCGACACCGGCAGCCAGGCCACGGCCGTGACGCATGGCATCAATGACAGCCTTTCGCTTTCCCTGATCGGCACCGCAACTCTGGTCGGCATGGCCAGCCGGCGTCTGGTCAACATCGTCGAAGTGAACAATCTGATGGTGGGTACGCACACCATTCATAACCTATCGGCTCCTGTTCTAAGCCGCACTCATCTGGGTGCCGACGGGATCATCGGTCTCGACAGTCTTCAGGATTTTCGCGTGATGATTGATTTCCGCGAGGAGACAATCGCCTTGCAAGACATGACCACGAAACAATCGAGTTCAGGTTTTGAGATCGTGGTGAAGGCACGTCAAAAGCTTGGCCAGTTGCTGATCACAGATGCCGTTGTCGAAGGCGTTCGTGCGACTGTCATCATTGATACAGGCGCGCAGGCCAGCATCGCGAATAATGCGCTGCGCGACCGCATCAGGGCAAAGCGTTTGCAGGAAGTCACGACGATGGATGTCAACGGAGTGAGCATGACCGGCGATCTCGCCAATGTCCGTTCGCTTGAAATCGCGGGTCTCGCGCTGGAGAATGTGCCGCTCACATTTGCCGATACGCCAGCGTTTGAAGAGCTCGGCCTGAAGGACAAGCCGGTATTATCTCTGGGTATGCAGCATTTGAAAATCTTTGACCGGGTGGCGATCGATTTTGCCAATCAGCGGATCTTGTTCGATGTGCCGCGTGATGTCGCTCACGCCCTGCGCCGCAGCAGGCTATCGGAGTATTCGCGCCGCTTCCGCCCCTGA
- a CDS encoding ABCB family ABC transporter ATP-binding protein/permease: MPPDTASSDRPTSPPDAEGWATLKRFLPYLWPKDNWSLRRRIVFALIFVLGAKGVTLALPFAYKGAADAMAGPVGDGATVALALVAAYGLGRFTSVLFDNLRNIAFERVGQAATLSLAQDVFHRLHRLSLRFHLNRRTGEVTKIIERGTKSIDSMLYFLLFNIAPTALELIAVGVIFYINFGWELVAATALTVVLYIAVTRWITEWRTKLRREMNDLDGQALHRAVDSLLNFETVKYFNAEDREEARYSGAAKAYAEAAVKSENSLGLLNITQSLITNSLMAAAMAYTVWGWSKGELTVGDLVFVNTYLMQLFRPLDLLGWVYRTIRQGLVDMAEMFRLMDTDVEVKDIAGAPELIVRQPHVTFDNVTFEYEDGRTILKNLSFEVPAGSSVAIVGPSGAGKSTIGRLLFRFYDPQQGRILIDGQDIAKVQQDSVRGAIGIVPQDSVLFNDTLAYNIAYGAHDASDEQVTKAAGDAALMPLIDRLPNGFATTVGERGLKLSGGEKQRVAIARTLVKNPPILLLDEATSALDTRTEREILGTLKRLEEGRTTLAIAHRLSTVADADRILVLDGGELAESGTHAELLARNGLYTEMWAQQAAESNEDDAVSSEDQSPEGPENPENPENEAAEAAEAVK; this comes from the coding sequence ATGCCGCCTGATACAGCCTCTTCCGATCGACCGACCTCGCCGCCCGATGCCGAAGGCTGGGCGACGCTTAAACGGTTTCTTCCTTATCTTTGGCCAAAAGATAACTGGTCCTTGCGCCGGCGAATTGTCTTTGCCTTGATCTTTGTCTTGGGCGCAAAAGGCGTCACGCTGGCTTTGCCTTTTGCCTATAAAGGCGCCGCCGATGCCATGGCGGGACCGGTCGGCGACGGCGCAACCGTCGCTTTGGCGCTGGTGGCGGCCTATGGATTGGGCCGGTTTACTTCGGTGCTGTTCGATAATCTGCGCAATATTGCATTTGAACGCGTGGGTCAGGCCGCCACGCTCAGCCTGGCCCAAGACGTGTTTCACCGGTTGCACCGGCTCAGCCTGAGGTTCCACCTCAATCGCCGCACGGGCGAAGTGACCAAAATCATCGAACGCGGCACCAAAAGCATCGATTCGATGCTGTATTTTCTGCTGTTCAACATTGCCCCGACCGCTCTTGAGCTGATCGCGGTCGGCGTGATTTTCTATATCAACTTTGGATGGGAATTGGTCGCGGCGACCGCTCTTACTGTTGTTCTCTACATCGCGGTCACCCGCTGGATCACCGAATGGCGAACCAAACTGCGGCGCGAGATGAATGATCTTGATGGTCAGGCTTTGCACCGCGCTGTTGATTCGTTGCTGAATTTCGAAACGGTCAAATACTTCAACGCCGAAGACCGCGAAGAAGCGCGCTATTCCGGCGCGGCGAAAGCCTATGCCGAAGCCGCTGTGAAATCGGAAAATTCGCTTGGCCTGCTTAATATCACGCAGTCCTTGATCACGAATTCCCTGATGGCAGCGGCGATGGCGTACACCGTTTGGGGATGGAGCAAAGGCGAGCTTACCGTTGGCGATCTGGTGTTTGTGAACACCTATCTGATGCAACTGTTTCGCCCGCTTGATCTGCTGGGATGGGTTTACCGTACAATCCGCCAGGGTCTGGTCGATATGGCAGAGATGTTCCGCCTGATGGATACCGATGTCGAAGTGAAAGACATAGCCGGTGCCCCCGAACTGATCGTGCGCCAACCCCATGTCACATTCGACAATGTAACTTTTGAATACGAAGATGGCCGGACCATCCTGAAAAACCTCAGCTTTGAAGTGCCTGCCGGTTCCTCTGTCGCGATCGTTGGTCCATCGGGCGCGGGTAAAAGCACCATCGGGCGGCTGTTATTCCGGTTTTATGATCCGCAACAGGGCCGCATTCTGATTGACGGCCAAGATATCGCAAAAGTTCAGCAGGACAGTGTGCGCGGCGCGATCGGGATCGTCCCGCAGGACAGTGTTCTGTTCAACGATACGCTTGCCTACAATATTGCCTATGGCGCGCACGATGCGAGCGATGAACAGGTTACGAAAGCCGCGGGCGATGCCGCGCTGATGCCTTTGATCGACCGGCTGCCCAATGGGTTCGCGACGACAGTGGGCGAGCGCGGGCTAAAACTATCGGGCGGTGAAAAACAGCGCGTCGCGATTGCGCGAACTTTGGTGAAAAACCCGCCGATCCTGTTGCTTGATGAAGCCACCAGTGCGCTGGACACACGGACAGAGCGCGAGATTCTCGGCACTCTGAAACGGCTTGAGGAAGGCCGCACGACGCTTGCGATTGCGCACCGGCTTTCAACGGTGGCCGATGCGGACCGGATCCTGGTTCTGGATGGCGGCGAGCTGGCGGAAAGCGGCACCCATGCCGAATTGCTAGCCCGCAATGGCCTTTACACAGAAATGTGGGCGCAGCAGGCCGCCGAAAGCAATGAAGACGATGCCGTTTCAAGCGAGGATCAGAGCCCAGAGGGCCCAGAGAACCCAGAGAACCCCGAGAACGAAGCGGCCGAAGCGGCCGAAGCGGTTAAATAA
- a CDS encoding M16 family metallopeptidase encodes MTKTWMLASAAAAALFAGAPAIADDHSTDPAAQLTAPKIEYTMWTLDNGLRVIAIPDTATSTVTTSLWYDIGSKLDPEGRSGFAHLFEHILSRKTENMPYNMIYGLTADIGGTRNASNWVDRTNYYEQVPAAYLETMLWTHRERMAKVVVDTEVFETERGVVKEELRQRVLAPPYGRLQRFVIPENAYDTMPHRRPGIGSIDDLDSATLDDARAFYEAYYGPDTATLIVAGNFDMARLRGLVDEYFADIAPRANPVDLAITERDPDITEPRTVNATAPNVPLPVVGALWKAPPVTHPDAAALELLEAVLVRGDNSRLNNALVRSGQAVQAAASISMFREAGQIAAYAVVPNEAAMERASATLDAEIERIRTEPVTAAELAEAKSEIVSSTLRRRETARGQAFELGEALVSTGDPEFADRRLGEITAVTAEDIMRVAATYLDPQKRISMTYMQGEDDASKYANPVAMPEFRTLPPAQGVIRQVAPEAERMAPPGPGPSPEVSAPEIVEGALSNGIKVVAVQTGDVPIATISMIVPGGSKTDPRAKAGIANMAAALADKGVEGMDASQIAAKFESLGATFGGGAGNDGTSFSLTAPVANLGEAGALAAKILRGANYPAEEFERERKRAISGLQVSMKEPGGLSQFVARVAMYGDAPYGSQPDGTAESLSAITREDLIAHRASYFHPDALQIVVSGGIAPEMAMKMAEDMFGDWQVATAAAKVPVEAAGAAQPVRTIVVDMPDAGQASVIAAVRAPSRKDADFYSLELANSVLGGGSSGRLFEEVRTKRSLSYGAYSGFADRMDESILTASAQTKNESADEVTQIFLNEFERLGNEQLPEDLLAKRRLYMSGGHARTLETSGGFNRIVATLLEQGLEPAEAVRFAAKLDAVDADEASAAARTYIDPAKATIVIVGDAKQFIDDLSAVRDNIEVIPASELDLASASLRKPAATADAAGGQ; translated from the coding sequence ATGACAAAGACTTGGATGCTTGCGAGTGCTGCGGCGGCAGCTTTATTCGCAGGGGCGCCTGCCATTGCCGACGATCATTCAACCGACCCAGCTGCCCAGCTGACTGCACCGAAGATCGAATACACGATGTGGACCCTCGACAACGGGCTGCGGGTGATTGCGATTCCCGATACCGCAACCAGCACAGTAACCACCTCTTTATGGTATGATATCGGGTCAAAACTCGATCCCGAAGGTCGCAGCGGCTTTGCCCATTTGTTTGAGCATATCCTGAGCCGAAAGACCGAGAATATGCCGTATAATATGATTTACGGCCTGACCGCAGATATCGGCGGAACACGCAACGCATCCAACTGGGTCGATCGGACCAATTATTACGAGCAGGTTCCCGCTGCCTATCTCGAAACGATGCTGTGGACCCACCGCGAACGGATGGCCAAAGTGGTGGTCGATACCGAAGTGTTCGAAACAGAACGCGGCGTTGTAAAAGAGGAACTGCGCCAACGTGTGCTCGCGCCTCCCTATGGCCGTTTGCAGCGTTTTGTGATTCCGGAAAATGCCTATGACACGATGCCGCATCGCCGCCCGGGCATTGGCTCGATTGATGATCTGGACAGTGCAACACTGGATGACGCGCGGGCCTTTTACGAGGCGTATTACGGGCCTGATACCGCGACGTTGATCGTGGCGGGCAATTTTGACATGGCGCGGCTGCGCGGTCTTGTTGATGAATATTTTGCGGACATCGCGCCGCGCGCCAACCCGGTCGATCTCGCGATCACCGAACGCGATCCCGACATTACCGAGCCGCGCACTGTGAATGCGACTGCGCCGAATGTGCCGTTGCCGGTGGTGGGCGCGCTGTGGAAAGCGCCGCCTGTCACTCACCCCGATGCTGCCGCGCTCGAATTGCTGGAAGCGGTCCTTGTTCGCGGTGACAACAGCCGGCTGAACAATGCACTGGTGCGCAGCGGACAGGCGGTGCAAGCAGCCGCCAGCATTTCCATGTTCCGCGAAGCCGGACAGATTGCCGCCTATGCCGTTGTGCCGAACGAAGCGGCTATGGAACGGGCAAGCGCCACTCTTGATGCTGAAATCGAGCGGATTCGGACAGAGCCTGTCACCGCTGCAGAGCTTGCCGAAGCCAAAAGCGAAATCGTATCCAGCACACTGCGCCGCCGCGAAACTGCGCGCGGACAGGCTTTCGAACTGGGCGAAGCGCTGGTTTCGACTGGTGATCCGGAATTTGCCGACCGGCGGCTGGGTGAAATCACCGCAGTAACCGCCGAGGATATCATGCGCGTTGCCGCGACATATCTCGATCCGCAAAAACGCATTTCGATGACTTATATGCAGGGCGAGGATGACGCGTCAAAATATGCCAACCCTGTCGCCATGCCCGAATTTCGAACCCTGCCTCCTGCGCAGGGCGTAATCCGGCAAGTTGCGCCCGAAGCCGAACGCATGGCGCCTCCCGGACCGGGCCCGTCTCCCGAAGTTTCAGCACCTGAAATTGTCGAAGGGGCTTTGTCGAACGGTATCAAGGTGGTGGCCGTGCAGACCGGCGACGTGCCGATTGCCACCATTTCGATGATCGTGCCGGGCGGCTCCAAGACCGATCCGCGCGCGAAGGCCGGGATTGCCAATATGGCGGCCGCTCTTGCGGATAAAGGCGTGGAAGGGATGGATGCGTCGCAAATCGCTGCGAAGTTTGAAAGCCTTGGCGCGACATTTGGCGGCGGCGCAGGAAATGATGGCACCAGCTTTAGCCTGACTGCACCCGTTGCCAATCTGGGTGAAGCAGGGGCGCTGGCCGCAAAAATCCTGCGCGGTGCCAACTATCCCGCCGAAGAATTTGAACGCGAACGCAAACGCGCGATTTCGGGCCTTCAGGTTTCGATGAAAGAGCCGGGCGGTCTGTCGCAGTTTGTCGCCCGCGTCGCGATGTATGGCGATGCGCCGTATGGGTCCCAACCCGACGGAACGGCGGAAAGCCTTTCTGCAATCACCCGTGAAGATTTGATCGCGCACCGCGCATCCTATTTCCATCCTGATGCTCTGCAAATTGTCGTCAGCGGCGGGATCGCGCCTGAAATGGCAATGAAAATGGCAGAGGACATGTTTGGCGACTGGCAGGTTGCAACAGCGGCGGCGAAAGTTCCGGTTGAGGCCGCGGGCGCCGCGCAGCCTGTGCGCACGATTGTGGTCGATATGCCGGATGCGGGGCAGGCGTCGGTAATCGCCGCCGTTCGTGCACCGTCGCGCAAGGATGCGGATTTCTATTCGCTTGAATTGGCCAACAGTGTGCTTGGCGGCGGATCAAGCGGGCGATTGTTTGAGGAAGTTCGCACGAAACGTTCGCTCAGCTACGGCGCGTATTCCGGCTTTGCGGACCGGATGGACGAATCGATTTTGACCGCGAGCGCGCAAACGAAAAACGAAAGCGCCGACGAAGTGACCCAGATATTCCTCAACGAATTTGAGCGTCTGGGCAATGAACAACTGCCCGAAGACCTGCTCGCCAAACGCCGGCTTTATATGTCCGGCGGACATGCCCGCACTTTAGAAACCAGCGGCGGTTTCAACCGCATCGTTGCGACGTTGCTGGAACAGGGGCTGGAGCCAGCCGAAGCGGTGCGATTCGCGGCAAAGCTGGATGCCGTTGACGCAGATGAGGCCAGCGCCGCAGCGCGGACCTATATCGATCCGGCAAAGGCGACCATCGTGATCGTTGGCGATGCGAAACAGTTCATCGATGATCTGAGCGCGGTCCGCGATAACATTGAAGTGATCCCGGCAAGCGAGCTTGATCTGGCGTCTGCTTCACTGCGGAAACCAGCGGCAACCGCTGATGCGGCTGGCGGGCAATAA
- a CDS encoding ACT domain-containing protein: MSEPVSDLSAMLAGMEPQLHPSPYRFIMQNRADGAIAKFDHTFAVIRETEGTTFIVKSEEASEAGDESPDFARITLAVHSALDGVGLTAAVARGLADQGIPCNVIAAFHHDHLFVPWDRREQALATLTAIAQDARR; this comes from the coding sequence ATGTCCGAACCGGTCAGCGATCTTTCCGCGATGCTCGCAGGTATGGAGCCGCAGCTTCATCCTTCGCCTTACCGGTTTATCATGCAGAACCGCGCTGACGGGGCGATTGCGAAGTTTGACCACACCTTTGCGGTGATCCGCGAAACCGAAGGCACGACCTTCATCGTCAAAAGCGAAGAGGCCAGCGAAGCGGGCGATGAAAGCCCCGATTTTGCCCGTATAACATTGGCGGTCCATTCGGCTCTGGATGGTGTCGGGTTGACTGCTGCTGTGGCCAGAGGCCTCGCTGATCAAGGCATCCCCTGCAATGTGATCGCGGCATTCCATCATGATCATCTGTTTGTGCCATGGGACCGGCGCGAACAGGCGCTGGCGACGCTCACCGCCATTGCCCAAGACGCGCGTCGATAA
- the hslU gene encoding ATP-dependent protease ATPase subunit HslU codes for MTDTLTPQALTPKQIVAALDDHIIGQQDAKRAVAVALRNRWRRQRLGADLRDEVTPKNILMIGPTGCGKTEISRRLAKLAEAPFVKIEATKFTEVGYVGRDVEQIARDLVEEAIRLEKDRRREAVRETASKAAMDRLLDALVGQNASEATRESFRQRIVDNSMNDTEVEIDVTEAPAMPFDMGGAGGNMGMIDLSDMLGKAMGKAPTKKRKMRVPDAWDKLVEEEAEKRMDQDDVARVALQNAETNGIVFLDEIDKIAVSDVRGGSVSREGVQRDLLPLIEGTTVSTKYGPMKTDHVLFIASGAFHVAKPSDMLPELQGRLPIRVELRALTEADFVRILSETRANLVEQYRALLGTEKVELDFGEDAVQEVAKIAATVNENVENIGARRLQTVMEKLLEEISFEAEDHAGETITVDAAYVRDRLEGLAGNTDLSKYIL; via the coding sequence ATGACCGACACTCTCACCCCTCAGGCGCTTACGCCGAAACAAATCGTTGCAGCGCTGGATGATCACATCATCGGCCAGCAAGACGCCAAGCGCGCCGTTGCAGTGGCGCTCCGCAATCGCTGGCGGCGTCAGCGGCTGGGCGCGGATCTGCGCGATGAAGTCACGCCGAAAAATATCCTGATGATCGGTCCGACAGGCTGCGGCAAAACCGAAATCAGCCGGCGTCTGGCGAAATTGGCCGAAGCTCCGTTCGTCAAGATCGAAGCGACCAAATTTACCGAAGTTGGCTATGTCGGCCGCGATGTCGAACAGATTGCCCGCGATCTTGTCGAAGAGGCGATCCGGCTGGAAAAAGACCGCCGCCGCGAAGCTGTGCGCGAAACGGCGAGCAAGGCGGCGATGGACCGCTTGCTCGATGCGCTGGTCGGCCAGAACGCTTCCGAGGCCACCCGTGAAAGTTTTCGTCAGCGGATAGTCGACAATTCGATGAACGATACCGAGGTCGAAATCGACGTGACAGAGGCGCCCGCCATGCCATTCGATATGGGCGGCGCCGGCGGCAATATGGGCATGATCGACCTTAGCGATATGCTCGGCAAGGCGATGGGCAAGGCCCCGACCAAAAAGCGCAAGATGCGCGTGCCCGATGCATGGGACAAACTGGTCGAAGAAGAAGCCGAAAAGCGCATGGATCAAGATGACGTGGCGCGTGTCGCCCTGCAAAATGCAGAGACCAACGGCATCGTCTTTCTCGATGAGATCGACAAGATCGCCGTATCCGATGTGCGCGGCGGATCTGTCAGCCGCGAGGGCGTGCAACGTGATCTGCTGCCGCTTATCGAAGGCACCACCGTCTCGACCAAATACGGTCCGATGAAAACAGACCACGTGCTGTTCATTGCCAGCGGCGCGTTTCACGTTGCCAAGCCATCGGACATGCTGCCCGAATTGCAGGGCCGCTTGCCCATTCGGGTCGAATTGCGGGCGCTGACGGAAGCGGACTTTGTCCGTATTCTTTCGGAGACCCGCGCTAACCTGGTGGAACAATATCGCGCGCTACTCGGAACTGAGAAAGTGGAGCTCGATTTTGGCGAAGACGCGGTTCAGGAAGTTGCCAAAATCGCTGCGACGGTAAACGAGAATGTCGAGAATATCGGAGCGCGCAGGTTGCAGACAGTCATGGAAAAACTGCTCGAAGAAATCAGTTTCGAAGCCGAGGATCACGCTGGCGAGACGATTACCGTCGATGCCGCCTATGTGCGTGACCGGCTGGAAGGGCTGGCGGGCAACACCGATCTGTCGAAATATATTCTGTGA
- the hslV gene encoding ATP-dependent protease subunit HslV, translated as MSNDTASHGLIQWHGTTIVGVKRGTKTVIAGDGQVSMGNTVMKPNARKVRRIGEGGKVVAGFAGATADAFTLFERLEAKLEQYSGQLMRASVELAKDWRTDKYLRNLEALMIVADEESLLVLTGNGDVLEPEGGIAAIGSGGNYALAAARALSDYEDDAEQIARKAMAVAAEICVFTNGNVTVETV; from the coding sequence ATGAGCAATGACACGGCGAGCCACGGCCTGATCCAGTGGCACGGAACGACGATTGTCGGTGTGAAACGCGGCACAAAAACCGTTATCGCTGGCGATGGTCAGGTTTCGATGGGCAACACCGTGATGAAGCCGAACGCGCGCAAGGTGCGCCGGATCGGCGAAGGCGGCAAAGTTGTGGCCGGTTTTGCGGGCGCTACCGCCGATGCTTTCACTCTGTTTGAACGGCTGGAGGCCAAGCTGGAGCAATATTCCGGCCAGCTGATGCGCGCTTCTGTTGAGCTCGCCAAGGATTGGCGCACCGATAAATATCTCCGCAACCTCGAAGCTTTGATGATTGTCGCTGATGAAGAAAGCCTGCTGGTGTTGACGGGCAATGGTGATGTGCTTGAACCCGAAGGCGGGATCGCAGCGATTGGATCAGGCGGCAATTATGCGCTCGCCGCGGCACGCGCGCTGTCTGATTACGAAGACGATGCCGAACAGATTGCGCGCAAAGCCATGGCCGTCGCAGCGGAGATCTGCGTTTTCACCAATGGCAATGTGACGGTTGAAACCGTCTAG
- a CDS encoding outer membrane protein assembly factor BamE produces the protein MSQRPQVLGFAGKAIILASALFALGACASIQESRGYVVDRLLLDSVQPGIDNERSVQATLGRPTFASQYGEPTWYYVSSVTGRRPFVRPRIAAHTVVAVKFDEAGNVASVDRSGVEKVVYLQPDGDKTPTLGRERGFLEDLFGNIGQVGGAGPAPGR, from the coding sequence ATGAGCCAGAGACCACAAGTTTTGGGTTTTGCCGGTAAGGCGATAATTCTTGCAAGCGCGCTGTTTGCGCTCGGTGCGTGTGCATCGATCCAAGAATCGCGCGGCTATGTCGTCGATAGATTGCTGCTCGATTCGGTCCAGCCGGGGATCGATAATGAGCGTTCTGTACAGGCTACCCTGGGCCGCCCGACATTCGCCAGCCAATATGGCGAGCCAACCTGGTATTACGTGTCGAGCGTGACCGGACGCCGCCCGTTTGTCCGCCCTCGGATTGCGGCGCACACGGTTGTTGCTGTGAAATTTGACGAAGCCGGCAACGTGGCCTCTGTTGATCGCAGCGGTGTCGAAAAAGTCGTTTATCTCCAGCCTGACGGGGACAAGACCCCGACTTTGGGCCGTGAGCGCGGCTTCCTCGAAGATCTGTTTGGCAATATCGGCCAAGTCGGCGGTGCCGGGCCTGCACCTGGCCGTTAA
- a CDS encoding ubiquinol-cytochrome C chaperone family protein, which produces MSFLSKLLGTAPDPREGVRPLWHRVIELAREPSFYSECGVADTVNGRFDLITAILCTVMVRIEATDMRSESALLAELFVEDMDAQLRELGINDVVVGKHVGKLMSVLGGRLGTYRSALVAKDREKLTSAIGRNVNFKEGADETAGAACVAEKLLSLSDRLAQYSDQEMLDASGIR; this is translated from the coding sequence ATGTCATTCCTATCCAAGCTTCTCGGCACCGCCCCTGATCCGCGCGAAGGCGTGCGCCCATTGTGGCACCGCGTCATCGAGCTTGCGCGTGAACCATCATTCTATTCCGAATGCGGTGTTGCGGATACGGTCAATGGCCGGTTTGATCTGATCACAGCGATCCTTTGCACTGTCATGGTGCGGATAGAGGCAACCGACATGCGCTCGGAAAGCGCTCTTTTGGCAGAACTTTTCGTCGAGGACATGGACGCTCAACTGCGCGAGCTTGGCATCAATGATGTGGTGGTTGGCAAACATGTCGGCAAATTGATGAGCGTGCTCGGCGGCAGGCTTGGGACGTATCGCAGCGCTTTGGTTGCCAAGGACCGCGAAAAGTTGACGAGCGCGATCGGGCGGAATGTCAATTTCAAAGAAGGCGCAGACGAAACTGCGGGCGCGGCTTGCGTCGCGGAAAAACTGCTGAGCCTGTCGGACCGGCTGGCGCAATATAGCGATCAGGAAATGCTGGACGCGAGCGGTATCCGGTGA